A genomic stretch from Methanorbis rubei includes:
- a CDS encoding amino acid ABC transporter ATP-binding protein: MSETPILRVENLSKSYGDLQVLKSVSFDVYKGETKAFIGPSGTGKSTLLRCINQLTVPDSGSVYLNGEEITHSGAKINEYRQKMGMVFQNFNLFDHLTAVRNVEIALLKVKKMDKAEARKKAMFELERVGLADRADYYPAQLSGGQAQRVSIARALAMDPDVMLFDEPTSALDPELKREVLEVMRKLAADGMTMLIVTHEMHFATSFATDILFMENGEIVERGRPADIPTSPSFERTRAFMGTYQE; encoded by the coding sequence ATGAGTGAAACTCCCATTCTCCGGGTGGAGAATCTTTCCAAATCCTATGGTGATCTGCAGGTTCTCAAGTCCGTATCGTTTGATGTCTACAAAGGCGAGACCAAAGCGTTCATCGGCCCGTCAGGCACGGGAAAAAGTACGCTTCTTCGGTGCATCAACCAGCTGACCGTGCCGGACTCCGGCTCCGTCTACCTCAACGGCGAAGAGATCACTCACTCAGGTGCAAAGATCAACGAGTACCGCCAGAAGATGGGCATGGTGTTTCAGAACTTCAACCTCTTTGATCATCTGACTGCTGTTCGCAACGTGGAGATTGCACTTCTCAAAGTCAAAAAGATGGACAAGGCCGAGGCGCGAAAAAAAGCAATGTTCGAGCTTGAGCGTGTGGGTCTGGCCGATCGTGCAGATTATTATCCTGCACAGCTTTCCGGAGGTCAGGCGCAGCGCGTGTCCATTGCCAGAGCTCTTGCGATGGACCCTGATGTCATGCTCTTTGATGAGCCGACGTCAGCTCTCGATCCTGAACTCAAACGCGAGGTCCTTGAAGTCATGCGAAAACTTGCGGCTGACGGCATGACCATGCTGATTGTGACACACGAAATGCATTTTGCAACTTCGTTTGCGACCGATATTCTGTTTATGGAAAACGGTGAGATCGTTGAACGCGGCCGACCTGCCGATATCCCGACCAGCCCGTCATTTGAACGCACCCGTGCATTTATGGGAACTTATCAAGAGTAA
- a CDS encoding DUF475 domain-containing protein produces the protein MDILYAIVVIIGLFIFESIASIDNAIINADILATMKEKARRWFLAWGILLSVFLVRGILPWVILWAANPSLGPIGALTVTFTDDDAAMAAMESTAPYLLMFGGMFMVFLFCHWLFAEKKDCIMPGERFLTNQAPWFYAVVSVILLAVVWATLENDPLLAFAAVAGSTLFFLVQGFRLSADKKSAELGHSEKSDAAKLMLLLVIDSTFSIDGVIGAFAFTFSVPLIFIGCGLGAIVVRELTIKYIDTIRRYVYLKNGAMYSVLVLSLIMVAEGFGMHIPAWLAPVSMVVIVSVFLYISVLRIRRGQVPVCPTPAAR, from the coding sequence ATGGATATTCTTTACGCTATTGTTGTAATCATAGGGTTGTTCATCTTTGAATCGATCGCAAGTATCGATAATGCGATCATCAATGCTGATATTTTAGCCACTATGAAGGAGAAGGCCAGACGCTGGTTCCTTGCATGGGGAATTCTTCTGTCGGTTTTTCTTGTCCGCGGTATTTTGCCGTGGGTGATTTTATGGGCTGCGAATCCGTCTCTTGGACCGATCGGTGCTCTTACGGTAACTTTTACCGATGATGATGCGGCTATGGCCGCAATGGAAAGCACTGCCCCTTACCTCCTGATGTTTGGGGGTATGTTCATGGTGTTTCTTTTCTGCCACTGGCTGTTTGCAGAGAAGAAGGATTGTATCATGCCGGGCGAGCGGTTCCTGACCAATCAGGCTCCCTGGTTTTATGCAGTTGTTTCTGTTATCCTGCTGGCGGTTGTCTGGGCAACGCTTGAGAACGATCCCCTGCTTGCATTCGCGGCGGTTGCCGGTTCAACTCTGTTCTTTTTGGTTCAGGGCTTTCGTCTGTCTGCTGACAAAAAATCTGCCGAGCTTGGTCACAGTGAAAAATCTGATGCTGCGAAACTGATGCTGCTTCTTGTGATTGACAGTACGTTTTCGATCGACGGAGTTATCGGCGCGTTTGCATTTACGTTTTCAGTTCCCTTGATCTTTATCGGATGTGGTCTCGGTGCGATTGTAGTTCGTGAGCTGACGATTAAGTACATCGACACAATTCGCCGTTATGTGTACCTGAAAAATGGTGCGATGTACTCGGTTTTAGTGCTGAGTTTGATCATGGTTGCTGAAGGTTTCGGCATGCATATTCCTGCGTGGCTTGCTCCGGTTTCGATGGTCGTTATCGTGTCCGTGTTCCTGTATATTTCGGTACTCCGCATTCGCCGCGGTCAGGTTCCGGTCTGCCCGACTCCCGCAGCGCGGTAA
- a CDS encoding DUF5654 family protein has product MSFSIDVIDKLAALITAAFGLVAALAWNSAIQTIFMEIFGSQSSIPAMLGYAVFVTIIAVVFTVWIGYVSNKTKEKIN; this is encoded by the coding sequence ATGTCATTTTCTATTGATGTAATTGATAAACTTGCGGCATTGATTACCGCGGCGTTTGGTCTTGTGGCAGCTCTTGCCTGGAACTCAGCAATTCAGACAATCTTTATGGAAATTTTCGGAAGTCAGAGCAGTATTCCGGCAATGCTTGGTTATGCAGTTTTCGTGACGATCATTGCCGTGGTTTTCACTGTCTGGATTGGGTATGTGTCCAACAAAACAAAGGAAAAGATCAATTAA
- a CDS encoding UDP-glucose/GDP-mannose dehydrogenase family protein translates to MKKSDKYPALHITIIGGGYVGLVTGTCLAHLGHDVTIVDIDETKISAINSAVPPIYENGLSELLKNHIGKNLRASTEYTSVSEGDVIFIAVGTPPNPDGSANLSYIRSAAENIANQLVKQRTSYPVIVVKSTVPPGTTQNIVGPILASKLPKQSFDCCMNPEFLREGRAIDDFFHPDRIVLGTTDEQTLNIMKNVYSGLDAPVLTTGSTAAEMIKYTANAFLATKISFSNEIGNLCKQLDVDVYEVMKGVGLDHRISPHFLNAGAGFGGSCFPKDVSALAVLSEAAGVHPILLQAVLAVNEAQPLQMIRILERHFPDLKEKRIAVLGLAFKDNTDDIRESRSIPVIASLLDKNAVPVCYDPMAGENMKHVFPNVLYCNSAKEALKNADACLVMTEWPEFSQLNEEFDGMKFRVIIDGRHILTIPDAEGVCW, encoded by the coding sequence TTGAAGAAATCCGATAAATATCCTGCTCTGCATATTACGATAATCGGCGGCGGTTACGTAGGATTGGTAACTGGAACGTGCCTTGCACATCTCGGTCATGATGTAACGATTGTTGATATCGACGAAACTAAAATTAGCGCAATAAATTCTGCTGTCCCCCCAATCTATGAAAATGGTCTCTCTGAACTTCTGAAAAACCATATTGGTAAAAATCTCCGTGCCTCCACTGAGTACACATCAGTATCTGAGGGTGACGTGATATTCATAGCCGTTGGAACTCCTCCAAATCCTGATGGCAGTGCAAATCTATCCTATATTCGTTCTGCTGCAGAAAACATTGCTAACCAACTGGTAAAGCAACGCACATCGTATCCGGTTATTGTTGTGAAAAGTACAGTTCCTCCCGGCACAACCCAAAATATTGTTGGCCCGATTCTCGCATCAAAACTACCGAAACAGTCCTTTGATTGTTGTATGAACCCTGAATTCCTTCGTGAAGGAAGGGCAATCGATGACTTTTTTCATCCCGACAGAATCGTTCTGGGCACGACAGACGAACAGACACTGAACATAATGAAAAATGTCTATTCCGGACTGGATGCTCCTGTACTTACCACCGGCAGCACTGCCGCTGAAATGATTAAGTACACGGCAAATGCATTTCTCGCTACAAAAATATCCTTCTCCAATGAAATCGGAAATCTCTGTAAACAATTGGACGTGGACGTCTATGAAGTGATGAAAGGTGTCGGTCTTGATCATCGTATCTCACCCCATTTTCTGAATGCTGGCGCAGGCTTCGGCGGCAGTTGCTTCCCAAAAGACGTCTCGGCACTCGCTGTATTATCAGAAGCAGCGGGAGTACACCCAATTCTCCTCCAGGCAGTACTTGCCGTGAATGAAGCTCAACCCCTGCAAATGATCCGGATTTTGGAACGACATTTTCCTGATCTGAAAGAAAAACGAATTGCCGTCCTTGGGCTTGCCTTCAAGGATAACACTGACGATATTCGGGAATCCAGATCCATACCAGTTATTGCATCTCTACTCGACAAAAACGCCGTACCTGTCTGTTATGATCCAATGGCAGGAGAAAATATGAAACATGTCTTCCCCAATGTTCTCTACTGCAATTCCGCAAAAGAAGCATTGAAAAATGCTGATGCATGCCTTGTAATGACAGAATGGCCGGAATTTTCACAACTAAACGAAGAGTTTGACGGCATGAAATTCAGAGTTATTATTGATGGAAGACACATCCTTACTATTCCTGACGCGGAAGGTGTATGTTGGTGA
- a CDS encoding glycosyltransferase family 1 protein, producing MRVLYDHQAFRLGKYAGIPRYFTELISRYQSGNQITPIIPDMWSVTQDYRKLQHCPENITWNIRDKIVTLSLQMFHQNPSRLLDGAEYKTRKLLQKQDFDVFHPTWLESYFLKDIGKKPYVLTIHDLTCEKYPENTPKAVKFIKYTSEIIDDASRFIAISKSTKNDLVGYYDVDPELIDIVYHGSLFEKYLIPKRTDVSACHESRYLLYVGIRYPHKNFLHFVLSISSILRDGCKLICAGGGTFSQSEMDLFSTLGVSRQISQITVNDEQLISLYQNAIAFVYPSLNEGFGLPLLEAFSCGCPVLCSNTSSLPEIGGNAVLYFDPKNPVEISNAVYSVMDDERLIEHMISNGYNQLSEFSWDKCARDTMNVYQKTME from the coding sequence ATGAGAGTATTATATGACCACCAGGCATTTCGTTTAGGAAAGTACGCAGGTATTCCACGATATTTTACAGAACTCATATCACGTTATCAATCTGGAAATCAAATAACCCCCATTATCCCAGATATGTGGTCTGTAACTCAGGATTATCGAAAATTACAGCATTGTCCTGAGAATATCACATGGAATATTCGCGACAAAATTGTAACCTTGTCATTGCAGATGTTTCATCAGAATCCTTCTCGATTACTTGATGGAGCTGAATACAAAACGAGAAAACTTCTTCAAAAACAGGATTTCGATGTGTTCCATCCAACATGGTTGGAATCATATTTTTTGAAGGATATTGGCAAAAAACCATATGTGCTGACAATACATGATCTTACGTGTGAAAAATATCCTGAAAATACACCAAAAGCTGTAAAGTTCATAAAATATACTTCTGAGATAATTGATGATGCATCCAGATTTATTGCAATATCAAAAAGTACAAAAAATGATCTCGTTGGATATTATGATGTTGATCCTGAATTAATCGACATTGTATATCATGGCTCCCTGTTTGAGAAATATTTGATTCCAAAACGTACCGATGTATCTGCATGTCACGAAAGTCGATATCTTCTTTATGTTGGAATTCGCTATCCTCACAAAAATTTTCTTCATTTTGTTCTATCTATCTCCTCCATTTTGAGAGATGGATGTAAGTTGATATGTGCTGGTGGGGGTACGTTTAGCCAATCAGAAATGGATTTATTCTCAACATTGGGAGTCTCCAGACAGATCAGCCAAATAACTGTTAATGACGAACAATTAATATCCCTCTATCAGAATGCCATCGCATTTGTTTACCCATCTCTCAATGAAGGTTTTGGACTGCCACTATTAGAGGCGTTTTCATGTGGCTGTCCCGTTCTTTGCAGCAATACAAGTTCTCTGCCGGAAATTGGTGGCAATGCTGTGCTGTATTTTGATCCTAAAAACCCTGTTGAAATTTCTAACGCGGTGTATAGTGTAATGGATGATGAACGATTGATCGAACACATGATTTCTAATGGATATAATCAGCTATCCGAATTTTCTTGGGATAAGTGTGCTAGAGATACGATGAATGTGTACCAAAAAACTATGGAGTGA
- a CDS encoding nitrilase-related carbon-nitrogen hydrolase: MRVYCAQVAQVWNDPETMFARAREAVLRAVGDGAEMVVFSEQFATGWRTSDEPSEVSGDVVKRQWLDLSREFGVAVVGSYARDVPQALPQNVMLVAGSRGEVLAEYAKLHLFTPGGEEKRYSAGVEPVCFSYGGVKFGCAVCFDLRFPELFRAYLKEGCECVIVQAAWPAARVADWELLLRARALENRGCVVGAGCLGYDPCCGVDYSGRGMICDPEGRIVADAGVFEGGCCCGLDVEGVMGWRERWGMYFSNEG; this comes from the coding sequence ATGCGAGTTTACTGCGCTCAGGTTGCTCAGGTGTGGAATGATCCGGAGACAATGTTTGCGCGTGCCAGAGAGGCTGTTTTGCGGGCTGTGGGTGACGGTGCAGAGATGGTGGTGTTTTCCGAACAGTTTGCAACCGGGTGGAGGACATCTGATGAGCCATCAGAAGTGTCAGGCGATGTGGTGAAGAGGCAGTGGCTTGATCTTTCGCGCGAGTTCGGGGTTGCGGTTGTGGGATCATATGCGCGGGATGTACCGCAGGCCCTTCCGCAAAATGTGATGCTGGTTGCGGGATCTCGTGGTGAGGTTCTCGCTGAGTATGCGAAGCTGCATCTGTTTACACCGGGTGGGGAGGAAAAGAGATACTCTGCCGGGGTCGAGCCTGTGTGTTTCTCGTATGGTGGGGTGAAATTCGGATGCGCGGTCTGTTTTGATCTCAGGTTCCCGGAGCTGTTCCGCGCGTACCTGAAGGAAGGATGTGAGTGTGTGATTGTGCAGGCAGCATGGCCTGCTGCGCGTGTTGCCGACTGGGAGCTTCTGCTTCGCGCGCGCGCTTTGGAGAATCGCGGGTGTGTCGTTGGGGCAGGATGTCTTGGGTATGATCCTTGTTGTGGTGTTGATTATTCGGGGCGTGGGATGATTTGTGATCCTGAGGGACGTATTGTGGCGGATGCCGGGGTGTTTGAGGGGGGCTGCTGTTGTGGTTTGGATGTGGAAGGGGTGATGGGGTGGCGGGAGAGGTGGGGGATGTACTTTAGTAATGAAGGATAA
- a CDS encoding amino acid ABC transporter permease, with protein MFEGITAVVESAPYLFEGMCVTLALVGVSLFIGFLCGIVLTLGQVYGPWIVKRAVDVYVWFFRGLPNIVLLFLFYFALFPMTGFDIPAFAVAVVVLGLRSAAYQSQIFRGAILSIADGQMLAARSLGMTRWQSIRTIILPQSLRLSLPGWSNEYPVLLTDSAVAYVIGVAELLTRTSQIISKTGEPMILYLTCAVIFILLNYGGMMLIQRVEKKVRIPGFGNNEVTET; from the coding sequence ATGTTTGAAGGAATAACTGCCGTAGTTGAATCCGCGCCCTACCTCTTTGAGGGCATGTGCGTCACTCTTGCCTTAGTCGGAGTTTCGCTCTTTATCGGATTTCTCTGCGGCATCGTTCTCACGCTCGGACAGGTTTACGGCCCCTGGATTGTGAAGCGGGCAGTTGACGTGTATGTCTGGTTCTTCCGCGGCCTGCCCAATATCGTACTTCTGTTTCTCTTCTACTTCGCACTCTTCCCGATGACCGGATTTGATATACCGGCATTTGCGGTTGCAGTTGTGGTCCTCGGACTCAGAAGTGCTGCATACCAGTCCCAGATCTTTCGCGGTGCAATCTTATCCATCGCTGATGGTCAGATGCTTGCAGCGCGGTCTCTTGGCATGACGAGATGGCAGAGTATCAGAACCATCATCCTGCCGCAGTCCCTGCGACTGTCCCTTCCCGGCTGGTCAAACGAATATCCGGTTCTCTTAACCGACTCTGCCGTGGCGTATGTGATCGGTGTGGCTGAACTTCTGACCAGAACCAGTCAGATCATCAGCAAGACCGGCGAACCAATGATTTTGTATCTTACCTGTGCAGTAATCTTCATCCTCCTCAACTATGGAGGCATGATGCTCATCCAGCGGGTGGAAAAGAAAGTCCGCATCCCAGGATTCGGCAACAATGAGGTGACAGAGACATGA
- a CDS encoding glycosyltransferase family 8 protein yields the protein MDTVHIVLSPWDLSDDYNRHAGTTLVSILDNCSRHVAVHLLYEEKFSVLNPDNTAANIRKYYELGQKYGAEILFHSVVLPEWVNDITRENLQQFTPGALLRLYIPEILPNLDKIIYLDCDMIAKTDISIVWDIPIGVHSLGACLDTARKSNVKYYDDIHRPLGINWKIYFNSGLLVMNLNKLRSGHLLPSKIMELIYYHPEFPYADQDALNMLFQRDTLFFSQRYNFPVGKRMTDYRLMRELGISESNYEDCILHFNGKVKPWKAYSGIVDEEYWKYFSMTPWGNEKKKYEEAYNAAQNAKRGFVNNAIDMIMGTRMNHLFRASASYFGALKRTLFSETKNKKTKV from the coding sequence TTGGATACTGTTCATATTGTCTTGAGTCCATGGGATTTGTCTGACGATTATAATCGACATGCCGGTACTACTTTAGTCTCCATTCTGGACAACTGTTCAAGACATGTTGCGGTACATCTTTTGTATGAGGAAAAGTTTTCCGTCCTGAATCCTGATAATACTGCTGCAAATATTCGCAAATATTACGAATTGGGGCAAAAATATGGGGCAGAAATTCTGTTTCATTCTGTTGTACTTCCCGAGTGGGTAAATGACATAACTCGGGAGAATTTGCAACAGTTCACTCCGGGGGCATTGCTTCGATTATATATTCCTGAAATCTTACCGAACTTGGATAAGATAATTTATCTCGATTGTGATATGATTGCAAAAACTGATATTTCCATTGTATGGGATATACCGATAGGTGTTCATAGTCTTGGTGCCTGTTTGGATACTGCACGAAAATCTAATGTAAAATATTATGATGATATTCATCGTCCATTAGGCATTAACTGGAAAATCTATTTTAACTCTGGACTTTTAGTTATGAATCTGAATAAACTGCGCTCAGGTCATTTATTACCTAGTAAAATTATGGAGTTGATATATTACCATCCTGAATTTCCGTATGCCGATCAAGACGCCTTAAACATGTTGTTCCAACGTGACACTCTTTTTTTTAGTCAAAGGTACAATTTCCCTGTTGGAAAGAGAATGACCGATTATAGGCTTATGCGGGAGCTTGGTATCTCGGAGAGTAACTATGAAGATTGTATCCTGCATTTTAATGGAAAAGTCAAACCTTGGAAGGCATATTCAGGTATTGTGGATGAGGAGTACTGGAAATATTTTTCCATGACACCATGGGGAAATGAAAAGAAAAAGTATGAGGAGGCATATAATGCAGCTCAAAATGCCAAACGCGGTTTTGTAAATAATGCCATTGACATGATCATGGGGACAAGAATGAATCATCTATTCCGCGCATCCGCATCATATTTTGGAGCTCTGAAACGAACACTGTTTTCCGAAACCAAAAATAAAAAAACGAAAGTATAG
- a CDS encoding amino acid ABC transporter permease codes for MDLSWLELDIPFWVNILLPALWDGLVVTLALVALTAPLGFFLGLLIGVARVYGAKPFQWGAQLYVIFFRGCPLLVLLFIIYFGLPSIGIVLGAFLSALVGFTLCNSAYNSEYIRGALQSIKGGQMTAAQALGMTKIQAIRYVVIPQALRKALPGVSNEFIYLIKYSSLAYVVTVIELTGAAKIIASKYFAYFEAFAAVGIFYLAIVTVATIAIGRLEKKYAIPGTGAEKVL; via the coding sequence ATGGATCTCAGCTGGCTTGAACTCGACATCCCGTTCTGGGTAAACATTCTTCTTCCCGCACTTTGGGACGGACTTGTTGTTACCCTCGCCCTTGTGGCTCTTACTGCGCCGCTTGGGTTTTTCCTCGGGCTTTTGATCGGAGTTGCCCGCGTTTACGGAGCAAAGCCGTTTCAATGGGGAGCGCAGCTGTATGTGATATTTTTCCGCGGATGCCCGCTTCTTGTGCTGCTGTTCATCATCTACTTTGGTCTTCCGTCAATTGGTATCGTTCTCGGCGCGTTTCTGTCGGCATTGGTTGGTTTCACGCTCTGCAACTCTGCCTACAACTCAGAGTACATCCGCGGTGCTCTGCAGTCCATTAAGGGCGGCCAGATGACTGCGGCCCAGGCTCTCGGGATGACAAAAATTCAGGCAATCCGCTATGTCGTGATTCCTCAGGCACTGCGAAAAGCACTTCCCGGCGTATCGAACGAGTTCATCTATCTGATCAAATACTCGTCTTTGGCATACGTGGTGACGGTGATTGAGCTGACTGGTGCTGCAAAGATTATTGCAAGCAAGTACTTTGCCTACTTTGAAGCATTTGCTGCGGTAGGCATATTTTATCTGGCAATTGTGACGGTCGCAACGATAGCAATCGGCAGGCTGGAAAAGAAGTACGCGATTCCCGGTACTGGTGCTGAGAAGGTACTTTAA